From Arachis stenosperma cultivar V10309 chromosome 2, arast.V10309.gnm1.PFL2, whole genome shotgun sequence, one genomic window encodes:
- the LOC130960168 gene encoding LOW QUALITY PROTEIN: lysine-specific demethylase JMJ31-like (The sequence of the model RefSeq protein was modified relative to this genomic sequence to represent the inferred CDS: inserted 2 bases in 1 codon), with protein MDESIRIQRYEELPTSKHFQSFIESTNLPAVFVGCTKSWRAFSQWNPSNGGLNYLQARVGSATVEAMVSQSAPVFYGDLGSHDRVPLPFSTFIGLCKKRMLTKCKDRRSSXDPCLNMENHDAECGDLSLEGVPEQIYLAQVPIMNSDREERVQLEALREDIQTPPILEGKELSSINLWMNNAQARSSTHYDPHNNLLCIVSGRKQVVLWPPSASPSLYPMPIYGEASNHSSVALENPDYSIYPRAEWSMAFAQKVVLEAGDALFIPEGWFHQVDSDDWTIAINFWWRSYTMSSMQEHMDAYYLRRILRRLIDKEMDQVLLELGMAKTRTLTQKLPNGGEADHGDDNCGKMLKGMDIKEKRLCEGNTLVELEPAAVQVLHELVSWVHNCISVSQDQESHSASTSDHNLGENDECKKAVTADLNDDPVAKIIWDVKPQTLQYVFLAMAHNFPRTLEALVLHVLSPVGAEVLTRKFDEMDQQILEEDRNRFYEVFYSAFDDQSAAMNSILKGKEAFAQQAFKNVLDKFVGVNLKS; from the exons ATGGATGAATCCATTAGAATCCAAAGATACGAAGAGCTTCCAACCTCTAAACACTTCCAATCCTTCATTGAATCCACTAATCTTCCCGCT GTGTTCGTTGGATGCACCAAGAGCTGGAGAGCTTTCTCTCAATGGAACCCATCCAACGGTGGTCTCAACTACTTGCAG GCGCGGGTAGGTTCTGCTACGGTGGAAGCTATGGTGTCACAATCTGCACCCGTCTTTTATGGTGATCTTGGAAGCCATGACCGG GTTCCTCTACCGTTTTCTACCTTCATTGGTTTATGTAAGAAACGAATGCTGACGAAATGCAAGGACAGAAGAAGCTC TGATCCTTGTCTTAACATGGAAAATCATGATGCAGAGTGTGGTGATTTGTCCTTGGAAGGTGTTCCTGAACAAATTTATTTAGCACAG GTTCCAATTATGAACAGCGATCGCGAGGAGAGGGTCCAATTGGAAGCTCTAAGGGAAGACATTCAGACT CCTCCgattttggagggaaaagagCTGTCTTCTATAAATTTGTGGATGAACAATGCCCAAGCCAGATCAAGTACCCACTATGATCCACACAACAATCTTCTGTGCATAGTTTCTGGCCGAAAACAGg TTGTTCTGTGGCCTCCTTCTGCTAGTCCCTCACTTTACCCGATGCCTATATATGGGGAGGCTTCCAATCACAG CTCTGTTGCATTAGAAAACCCTGATTACTCAATATATCCAAGGGCAGAATGGTCGATGGCTTTTGCGCAAAAGGTTGTTCTTGAGGCTGGTGACGCACTTTTCATTCCTGAAGGCTG GTTTCACCAAGTTGACAGTGATGATTGGACTATTGCTATTAACTTTTGGTGGAGATCCTACACAATGTCTTCCATGCAGGAACACATGGATGCATATTATTTACGCAGAATATTGAGAAG ATTGATCGACAAAGAAATG GACCAGGTTCTGCTTGAGTTGGGGATGGCGAAAACTAGGACGTTAACACAGAAGTTGCCTAACGGTGGAGAAGCAG ATCATGGGGATGACAATTGTGGTAAGATGTTAAAAGGAATGGATATTAAAGAGAAACGGCTGTGTGAGGGGAACACACTGGTTGAATTAGAACCTGCTGCAGTTCAGGTGCTTCATGAACTTGTTTCCTGGGTTCACAACTGCATTAGCGTGAGTCAGGATCAGGAATCACACTCAGCTTCTACAAGTGATCATAACCTaggagagaatgatgaatgtaaGAAAGCAGTGACTGCTGACTTGAATGATGATCCAGTTGCTAAAATTATTTGGGATGTCAAGCCGCAAACTCTCCAATATGTCTTTCTTGCAATGGCA CACAACTTTCCAAGAACTCTAGAGGCACTTGTATTGCATGTACTTTCTCCAGTTGGGGCTGAAGTGCTTACTCGGAAATTTGATGAGATGGATCAACAAATACTTGAGGAAGATAG GAATAGATTTTATGAGGTCTTCTACAGTGCTTTTGACGACCAATCAGCAGCAATGAATTCAATTCTAAAAGGGAAGGAGGCATTTGCTCAACAG GCATTTAAGAATGTGTTGGATAAATTTGTGGGAGTGAATCTTAAAAGCTAA